One window of the Dreissena polymorpha isolate Duluth1 chromosome 5, UMN_Dpol_1.0, whole genome shotgun sequence genome contains the following:
- the LOC127832378 gene encoding uncharacterized protein LOC127832378 → MNHRDNMANIALITLIAITTMKSHVMCAITSNVACQKLKFDALQRVTLPKELRRKDVEVIEAKDSAVLCLKDDCRDLPYENIRCKLEDHVYTVEEYTQLTRLPYVNNASDIKVRKTRAAINPCAMGIATDLDYCCPTTRYFSIISQGVQLVSNNNETCLVISLPGKFQCITMAACCGGGTCISRRRKCMLEKSQQSIYVWNSNTGEIGFKMFPFPAYCSCK, encoded by the exons AATATAGCTCTGATAACGTTGATCGCCATTACAACGATGAAGTCGCATGTCATGTGCGCGATCACGTCAAATGTCGCGTGCCAGAAACTTAAGTTTGACGCCCTGCAACGTGTGACGTTACCGAAAGAACTGCGTCGTAAAGACGTTGAAGTGATTGAGGCGAAGGACAGCGCCGTCTTGTGTCTGAAGGACGACTGTAGAGATCTGCC ATATGAGAACATTCGCTGCAAGTTAGAAGATCATGTGTACACTGTCGAAGAATACACACAATTGACGAGGCTTCCTTACGTAAACAACGCCAGTGATATCAAGGTCAGGAAGACAAGAGCGGCCATCAATCCTTGCGCTATGGGTATTGCCACGGACCTTGACTACTGTTGCCCCAC AACTCGATACTTCTCAATCATCTCTCAGGGTGTGCAGTTGGTTAGCAACAACaacgagacttgtttagtcaTAAGCTTACCCGGCAAGTTCCAATGCATCACAATGGCCGCCTGTTG CGGTGGTGGAACGTGCATTAGTCGACGACGCAAATGCATGTTGGAGAAATCTCAACAGTCCATATATGTGTGGAACTCCAACACCGGAGAGATCGGGTTCAAGATGTTCCCGTTTCCAGCTTACTGCTCATGTAAATAG